The Mercurialis annua linkage group LG8, ddMerAnnu1.2, whole genome shotgun sequence genome window below encodes:
- the LOC126660438 gene encoding protein DETOXIFICATION 33-like, which produces MEHEDGPIQERHFGIEMQQVLKKREKKRWGESKKMWEIAAPAMLTAITQFSIGFVTSAFVGHLGEVELAAVSVVQNVIEGFVYGVMLGLGSALETLCGQAVGAGQFNMLGVYMQRSWIITGVTALCLVPFYIFASPLLQLLRQDKEISKVAGNYSIWVIPQLFAYAVNFPVQKFLQAQSRVWVMTMISIVALAFHVLLNWLLILKLEHGLLGAAIAGNVSWLILVVAQVVYVVSGFFPDSWNGFSWSAFKSLAGFVKLSLASAIMLCLELWYFTVVILMVGWLKNPEIAVDAVSICMNLQLWTLMIALGFNAAVSVRVSNELGAGNPKAAKFSVIVTVLTSAVIGVVSTAAILAAQNEFPKVFTSKPEVMKEASKLGYFLAATIFLNSIQLVLHGVAVGAGWQLSVALINIASYYVLGLPIGAILGYKFKLGVEGIWTGLLVGVVMQILILLYIMFRTNWNKEAVQAEQRVRNWGGVTGVVPE; this is translated from the exons ATGGAGCATGAAGACGGTCCGATTCAAGAACGACATTTTGGAATAGAGATGCAGCAAGTTCtgaagaaaagagagaaaaaaaggtgGGGAGAATCTAAAAAGATGTGGGAAATTGCAGCTCCTGCTATGTTAACAGCAATAACTCAATTTTCTATTGGATTTGTGACTTCTGCATTTGTTGGACATTTAGGAGAGGTTGAGCTTGCTGCTGTTTCTGTTGTTCAGAATGTTATCGAAGGTTTTGTCTATGGGGTTATG CTAGGATTGGGAAGTGCACTGGAGACATTATGTGGCCAAGCTGTTGGTGCTGGACAATTTAACATGCTTGGAGTCTATATGCAAAGATCATGGATCATTACCGGAGTCACAGCTTTGTGTTTAGTTCCTTTTTATATTTTCGCGTCGCCATTACTACAGCTTCTTCGTCAAGACAAAGAAATTTCGAAGGTTGCTGGAAACTACTCGATATGGGTAATTCCTCAATTGTTTGCTTATGCAGTAAATTTCCCAGTTCAGAAGTTTCTCCAAGCACAAAGCAGAGTTTGGGTTATGACAATGATTTCCATTGTAGCCCTTGCATTTCATGTACTTTTGAATTGGTTGCTTATCTTAAAGCTCGAGCATGGCCTACTTGGAGCTGCCATTGCAGGGAACGTTTCGTGGTTGATCCTTGTTGTCGCTCAGGTAGTTTACGTGGTTTCAGGATTTTTCCCGGACTCCTGGAATGGTTTTTCTTGGTCAGCTTTTAAGTCATTAGCCGGCTTTGTAAAGTTATCTCTTGCATCAGCTATAATGTTATG CTTGGAGTTGTGGTATTTCACAGTTGTTATTCTTATGGTGGGCTGGTTGAAGAATCCAGAAATTGCAGTTGATGCTGTTTCCATTTG CATGAACTTGCAGCTATGGACATTGATGATCGCTCTCGGTTTCAATGCAGCAGTAAG CGTACGAGTTTCCAATGAACTCGGAGCAGGCAATCCAAAAGCAGCAAAATTCTCTGTAATTGTGACGGTTCTAACATCCGCAGTAATTGGAGTTGTAAGCACAGCTGCAATTCTGGCAGCACAAAATGAGTTTCCAAAAGTGTTCACTAGCAAACCAGAAGTGATGAAGGAAGCGTCAAAGCTCGGTTACTTCTTAGCAGCAACGATCTTCCTCAACAGCATCCAACTCGTGCTGCATG GTGTAGCAGTTGGTGCAGGCTGGCAACTTTCGGTTGCCTTGATTAATATTGCGAGCTACTACGTTTTAGGACTTCCTATCGGTGCGATTCTGGGGTACAAGTTCAAGCTTGGAGTTGAGGGCATATGGACAGGATTGTTGGTCGGTGTTGTGATGCAAATACTCATTCTTCTTTACATCATGTTCCGAACGAATTGGAATAAAGAA GCTGTGCAAGCCGAACAACGAGTTAGAAATTGGGGCGGTGTAACCGGTGTTGTTCCCgagtag
- the LOC126662028 gene encoding uncharacterized protein LOC126662028, producing MSNCLSSAFTSVLVNGNPIEPFVLKRGVRQGDPISPYLFVLAAEGLKSILQKAKEKGLINGFAFSDDHDPISVLQFADDTVLFLPYDLQQLRNLTRILRCFELISGLKINFHKSSLLGINVSESELSLASRVVGCRVEKFPIRYLGLPLAVCRTPVSTWNHVIQRFKSKLSLWKGNLLSPAGRLVLLKSVLYSLPIYFMSIIGMPVCVQNQIETYMQKFLWKGDSSSTRVLCRISWNIVCKDFEVGGLGVCNLRIRNQSLLLKWLWKLRTSNRDSLWFSVISACSSLTNWNSLLHGDTMQLSFIWKGIRRLCCLDEKVWDLFISNLRFNIGNGESISLWHDNWSGIGTAASLYPRLYNLSNIKQATISSVLAGGWRWRRRLRLGENDQFSELQLLLQQVCNGFTAGNDCEDVLVWKPNSHGFTAASMASIIRLAAAETDNLNQQTVTAGRRSSAAASVRQILTDTRGITAATGSIDDDQQVSTVVQGIRVAAGSTKIKSSAATFKLIWKCEAPPRVIFFMWTALHYSTPTLSFLASRKIILDSNMGCDICGEVETQNHIFLHRIFARKIWYELLHLMGISWVMPSSFEDFFLQWIAIVPNRGVSKLWTTIWIIFVWEIWKCRNLRVFQHKDSSTMDVIFKSFNSAAFYYKSDLQVFHGKDQLVFPMEDEQISSSMGKTAGLPHGRPATDSLGSGYIVGIHPDLSSSTLGR from the exons ATGTCTAACTGCTTATCATCAGCTTTTACCTCTGTGCTTGTGAATGGGAATCCAATTGAGCCTTTTGTTCTTAAAAGAGGTGTTAGGCAAGGAGATCCGATTTCGCCCTATCTCTTTGTTTTGGCGGCAGAGGGGCTGAAAAGTATCCTACAAAAAGCTAAGGAAAAGGGGCTGATTAACGGATTTGCTTTTTCTGATGACCACGACCCTATATCTGTTCTTCAATTTGCAGATGATACGGTCTTATTTCTGCCTTATGATCTTCAACAACTTCGCAATTTGACTCGGATACTGCGCTGCTTTGAATTAATCTCAggtttaaaaatcaattttcataAAAGTTCGCTGCTTGGAATTAATGTCTCGGAATCAGAGTTGAGCTTAGCCTCGAGGGTAGTGGGCTGTCGTGTTGAGAAATTTCCTATCAGATATTTGGGATTACCATTAGCTGTTTGTAGGACTCCTGTTTCGACTTGGAATCACGTTATACAGCGCTTCAAATCTAAACTGTCCCTTTGGAAAGGAAATTTGTTATCTCCGGCGGGTCGTTTAGTCCTTCTGAAGTCGGTCCTTTATAGTCTTCCAATCTATTTCATGTCAATTATTGGAATGCCTGTTTGTGTTCAAAATCAGATAGAGacttatatgcaaaaatttcTATGGAAAGGTGATAGCTCTTCAACTAGAGTTCTGTGTAGAATTTCTTGGAATATTGTCTGCAAAGACTTCGAAGTTGGAGGTTTGGGTGTTTGTAATCTGCGAATTAGAAATCAAAGTTTGCTTTTAAAGTGGTTATGGAAGTTGCGTACGTCAAACAGAGATTCTTTATGGTTTAGTGTGATTTCAGCTTGTTCTTCTTTAACAAACTGGAATTCTCTTCTTCATGGTGATACGATGCAGTTGTCGTTTATTTGGAAGGGTATTAGACGGCTCTGTTGTCTTGATGAGAAAGTTTGGGATCTCTTTATTAGTAATTTGAGATTTAATATTGGGAATGGAGAATCAATTTCTCTTTGGCATGATAATTGGTCTGGGATTGGAACTGCAGCAAGTCTTTATCCCCGTTTATATAATCTTTCCAATATTAAGCAAGCAACTATCAGCTCAGTCTTGGCGGGAGGTTGGAGATGGCGTAGAAGATTACGGTTGGGCGAGAACGATCAGTTTTCTGAGTTGCAACTTCTGCTCCAGCAGGTCTGTAACGGGTTTACTGCAGGTAATGATTGTGAAGATGTGTTGGTTTGGAAGCCTAATAGTCATGGGTTTACAGCTGCAAGTATGGCTTCAATAATCAGGTTAGCTGCTGCGGAGACTGACAATTTAAACCAGCAGACTGTGACGGCAGGTCGGAGAAGTTCAGCAGCTGCGTCTGTTCGGCAGATTTTGACAGATACTCGGGGCATAACAGCAGCTACAGGGAGCATTGATGATGATCAGCAGGTATCAACAGTAGTTCAAGGAATTCGAGTTGCTGCAGGTTCGACTAAAATAAAATCCTCAGCTGcaactttcaaattaatttgGAAGTGCGAGGCTCCTCCGAGAGTGATTTTCTTTATGTGGACGGCATTGCATTATAGTACTCCAACGCTTTCTTTTCTTGCTTCGCGAAAGATCATTTTGGATAGCAACATGGGCTGTGATATTTGTGGTGAAGTTGAAActcaaaatcatattttcttGCATCGCATTTTTGCCAGAAAAATTTGGTATGAACTTCTCCACTTGATGGGTATATCTTGGGTAATGCCTTCTTCCTTTGAGGATTTCTTTTTACAGTGGATTGCTATAGTTCCTAATAGAGGTGTTTCGAAGCTTTGGACAACTATATGGATTATATTCGTTTGGGAAATTTGGAAGTGTCGAAATTTGAGAGTTTTTCAGCATAAGGATTCATCAACAATGGATGTGATCTTCAAAAGTTTTAATAGTGCagctttttattataaat cagatctgcagGTCTTCCATGGGAAAGACCAGctcgtcttccccatggaagacgagcagatctcgtcttccatggggaaaACGGCtggtcttccccatggaagaccagcaacAGATtcgctg ggatctGGCTACATTGTAGGGATTCACCCTGATTTGTCGAGCTCtaccttaggaagataa
- the LOC126660436 gene encoding exocyst complex component EXO70H1-like, with the protein MVVLPETPKGIHNSLFLKKLKAISPSNSYPSSPIPSSPIIHKFTYSMMEENIENAEIIINKWALNSAPASLFDQRKEAKEFLNSVKNLRRAMHFLVSEHRASNKLVTAQNLMQIAMKRLEKELCMILSVHRDQLDPESLSGLSSDDSSNFYEDEMGADEEIKLALESIAKVEREGANAMSDLKSIADCMISAGYGQEFFKIYKIIRKSIVDEGLYLLGVEKFKASQIQKMNKENLDNLIKNWMISVKIAIKTLFSGEKTLCDLVFSASESLRVSSFYEITKEGAMHLFRFPESVAKTKKSPLRIFQLMELHEAISILWPEIELIFNSESTSGIKSQAFSSLQKLGESVRSILSEFQSTMQKDSSKDQISGGGIHPLTRIATTYISSLADYSLILSDILSDSPTLKNYTKLPESYFESPNSEDNSVTPQVSVCLAWLILVLLCKLDRKAELYKDVSLSYLFLANNLQFIIQNVCTTRLKIVLGDDWILKHIKKLKQYALNYETMAWNKVFSSLPQKPYQELSADAIGECFQKFNAAFLEAYKKQKSWVVLDGKLRDELKLSIARKLVPAYREFCEVYLVGMSGARNLEMVVRFSPDDLGNYLSDLFHGAESSDSLSSWSSLSISQSCIPICNQKLYAV; encoded by the coding sequence ATGGTGGTCTTACCAGAAACACCAAAGGGTATTCATAACTCCCTTTTTCTGAAAAAATTGAAGGCAATTTCACCATCTAATTCATACCCAAGCTCACCAATTCCTTCATCTCCAATCATTCACAAGTTCACTTATTCAATGATGGAAGAAAATATTGAAAATGCAGAGATAATCATCAACAAATGGGCTCTGAATTCCGCACCAGCTTCGCTTTTCGACCAGCGAAAAGAAGCGAAAGAGTTTCTGAATTCCGTCAAAAACTTACGGCGAGCTATGCATTTCTTGGTTTCTGAGCATAGAGCTTCTAATAAGCTTGTAACTGCTCAAAATCTCATGCAAATTGCCATGAAAAGACTTGAGAAAGAACTCTGTATGATATTATCTGTGCATCGCGATCAACTCGATCCTGAATCTCTTTCGGGTCTTTCTTCCGATGATTCGAGCAATTTTTACGAGGATGAAATGGGTGCTGACGAGGAGATTAAGCTCGCCCTTGAATCGATCGCCAAAGTTGAGAGAGAAGGAGCTAATGCTATGTCTGATCTGAAGTCAATTGCTGATTGTATGATCAGTGCTGGTTATGGTCAggaatttttcaaaatctatAAAATCATCAGAAAATCGATCGTTGACGAAGGATTGTATCTGCTCGGAGTTGAAAAATTCAAAGCTTCTCAGATTCAGAAGATGAACAAGGAAAATCTTGATAATTTGATCAAGAACTGGATGATTTCCGTGAAAATCGCGATCAAAACGTTGTTTTCCGGAGAAAAAACACTCTGTGATCTTGTTTTTTCTGCTTCTGAATCTCTGAGAGTTTCGAGTTTTTATGAAATTACAAAAGAAGGAGCGATGCATCTATTCAGATTTCCTGAATCGGTAGCGAAAACCAAGAAATCGCCTCTCAGGATTTTTCAATTAATGGAACTCCATGAAGCAATCTCAATTCTTTGGCCAGAAATTGAGTTGATTTTCAATTCAGAATCAACTTCAGGAATCAAATCCCAAGCTTTTTCGTCCTTACAGAAACTCGGCGAGTCGGTTCGTTCAATTCTATCAGAATTCCAATCAACAATGCAAAAGGACTCATCAAAGGATCAAATTTCCGGAGGCGGGATTCACCCGTTGACTCGAATTGCAACCACTTACATTTCTTCACTTGCAGACTACAGTTTAATTCTCTCTGACATTCTTTCAGATTCACCAACATTGAAAAATTACACAAAACTCCCTGAATCTTACTTTGAAAGTCCAAATTCTGAAGATAATTCAGTCACACCACAAGTTTCAGTCTGCTTAGCTTGGCTAATACTTGTTCTTCTATGCAAACTTGACCGCAAAGCAGAATTATATAAAGATGTGTCTCTGTCATATCTTTTCTTGGCAAACAATCTTCAATTCATCATCCAAAACGTCTGCACGACCCGTCTTAAGATCGTACTCGGCGACGATTGGATTTTGAAACATATCAAGAAACTGAAGCAATATGCtttaaattatgaaacaatGGCTTGGAACAAAGTGTTCTCTTCTTTACCTCAAAAACCTTATCAAGAATTATCAGCCGACGCAATTGGAGAATGTTTTCAGAAATTTAACGCAGCGTTTCTTGAAGCTTACAAGAAACAGAAATCATGGGTTGTTCTTGATGGGAAATTGAGAGATGAATTAAAATTATCGATTGCTCGGAAACTCGTACCGGCTTATAGAGAATTTTGTGAAGTGTATTTGGTGGGGATGAGTGGAGCAAGGAATTTGGAAATGGTGGTCAGGTTTAGTCCTGATGATCTTGGAAATTACCTGTCAGATTTGTTCCATGGAGCTGAAAGTTCTGATAGCTTATCGTCATGGTCGTCGTTATCGATATCGCAAAGTTGCATTCCGATATGCAATCAGAAATTATATGcagtataa
- the LOC126660435 gene encoding exocyst complex component EXO70H1-like codes for MVVIPETPKGANNSLFLNKLKAISPSNSYPSSPVPSSPIIHKFSYSMMEETIENAEIIINKWALNSSPASLFDQRKEAKEFLNSVKNLRRAMHFLVSEHRASNKLVTAQNLMQIAMKRLEKELCTILSAHRGQLDPESVSGLSSDDSSKFYDEETDSDEEINLAGESIAKVEREGANAMSDLKSIADCMISAGYGQEFFKIYKIIRKSIVDEALYLLGVEKFRASQIQKMNKENLDNLIKNWMNSVKIAIKTLFSGEKTLCDLVFSASESLRVSSFYEITKEGAMNLFRFPESVAKTKKSPLRIFRLMELHEAISNLWPEIELIFNSESTSGIKMLAFSSLQKLGESVRSILSEFQSTTQKDSSKNQILGGGIHPLTRIAMTYISSLADYSLILSDILSDSPPFKNYTKLPESYFESPNSDDNSVTQQASVCFAWLILVLLCKLDSKAKLYKDVSLSYLFLANNLQFIIQNVCTTRLKIVLGEDWILKHIKKLKQYALNYETMAWNKVFSSLPQKPYQELSADAIEECFQKFNAAFLETYKKQKSWVVLDGKLRDELKLSIARKLVPAYREFCEVYLVGMSGVRNLEMVVRFSPDDLGNYLSDLFHGAASSDSLSSSSSLSSISQGCIPKCNQKLVSV; via the coding sequence ATGGTGGTCATACCAGAAACACCAAAGGGTGCTAATAATTCCCTTTTTCTGAACAAATTGAAGGCAATTTCACCAtctaattcatacccaagttcCCCAGTTCCTTCATCACCAATCATTCACAAGTTCTCTTATTCAATGATGGAAGAAACTATTGAAAATGCAGAGATAATCATCAACAAATGGGCTCTAAATTCGTCACCAGCTTCGCTTTTCGACCAGCGAAAAGAAGCGAAAGAGTTTCTGAATTCCGTCAAAAACTTACGGCGAGCTATGCATTTCTTGGTCTCTGAGCATAGAGCTTCTAATAAGCTTGTAACTGCTCAGAATCTCATGCAAATTGCCATGAAAAGACTTGAGAAAGAACTCTGTACGATATTATCTGCGCATCGCGGTCAACTCGATCCTGAATCTGTTTCGGGTCTTTCTTCGGATGATTCGAGCAAGTTTTACGATGAAGAAACGGATTCTGACGAGGAGATTAATCTCGCCGGCGAATCAATCGCCAAAGTTGAGAGAGAAGGAGCTAATGCTATGTCTGATCTGAAGTCAATTGCTGATTGCATGATTAGTGCTGGTTATGGTCAggaatttttcaaaatctatAAAATCATCAGAAAATCGATCGTTGACGAAGCATTGTATCTGCTTGGAGTTGAAAAATTCAGAGCTTCTCAGATTCAGAAGATGAACAAGGAAAATCTTGATAATTTGATCAAGAACTGGATGAATTCCGTGAAAATCGCGATCAAAACGTTGTTTTCCGGAGAAAAAACACTCTGTGATCTTGTTTTTTCTGCTTCTGAATCTCTAAGAGTATCAAGTTTTTATGAAATTACTAAAGAAGGGGCGATGAATCTATTCAGATTTCCTGAATCGGTTGCGAAAACCAAGAAATCGCCTCTCAGGATTTTTCGATTAATGGAACTTCATGAAGCAATCTCAAATCTTTGGCCAGAAATTGAGTTGATTTTCAATTCTGAATCAACATCAGGAATCAAAATGCTAGCTTTTTCATCATTACAGAAACTCGGCGAGTCGGTTCGTTCAATTCTATCAGAATTTCAATCAACAACGCAAAAAGACTCatcaaaaaatcaaattctAGGCGGCGGGATTCATCCGTTGACTCGAATCGCCATGACTTATATTTCTTCACTTGCAGATTACAGTTTAATTCTCTCAGACATTCTGTCAGATTCACCACCatttaaaaattacacaaaACTCCCTGAATCATACTTTGAAAGTCCAAATTCTGATGATAATTCAGTCACACAACAAGCTTCAGTCTGCTTCGCTTGGCTAATACTTGTTCTTCTATGCAAACTTGACAGCAAAGCAAAATTATACAAAGATGTGTCTCTGTCTTATCTTTTCTTGGCAAACAATCTTCAATTCATCATCCAAAACGTCTGCACGACTCGTCTTAAGATCGTCCTCGGCGAAGATTGGATTTTGAAACATATCAAGAAACTGAAGCAATATGCtttaaattatgaaacaatGGCATGGAACAAAGTTTTCTCTTCTTTACCTCAAAAACCTTATCAGGAATTATCAGCCGACGCGATTGAAGAATGTTTTCAGAAATTTAACGCAGCGTTTCTTGAAACATACAAGAAGCAGAAATCATGGGTTGTTCTTGATGGGAAATTGAGAGATGAATTGAAACTATCGATTGCTCGGAAACTCGTACCGGCCTATAGAGAATTTTGTGAAGTGTATTTGGTGGGGATGAGTGGAGTAAGGAATTTGGAAATGGTGGTTAGATTTAGTCCTGATGACCTTGGAAATTATCTGTCAGATTTGTTCCATGGAGCTGCAAGTTCTGATAGCTTATCATCATCGTCGTCATTATCATCAATATCGCAAGGATGCATTCCGAAATGCAATCAGAAATTAGTCTCAGTATAA